Proteins from one Hoplias malabaricus isolate fHopMal1 chromosome 2, fHopMal1.hap1, whole genome shotgun sequence genomic window:
- the znf541 gene encoding zinc finger protein 541 isoform X5: MLAHQKRNAHCCAQPCGHSSYTGFASVVGNIGLNSYQEETCLFQKKLPMISEAWSSAVVDLPGSHVPLNWEDNLDFPVTNHQSTKWDVTNTGMEHALRPFPTYHKKSQPVLLKHSRPQLKPQNKQQVSNSHNELESVALQPLPHQRETIHAPPVESKGRKNTMKKNNTKAAKTSAPLLPAPRASSQRKSRPRTAQLVSPSEVAMASFRTDSVPSLTLKGRSAYAAIHDGRETTARSTNRCSIAECVLQNGEKPDKAAGQIHESHLSPLVIPVSVPVENKQQKVKGQSKKSCHADLLSSLIIPRSTELRGQGCRCLAAGGYPSQLRSPTYFADHMLKPGFLPPLYTPPPMLSPLRPGTGLYFSTLPQCYTCPKLPSICTSSLDKNDMISLMIDDTVVSIEPRINVGSRFQAEIPPLRNRLLMLYDEHPAQLVWAPWGDLPSNPETQQKVTEFLNMCSSSVLPGGGTNIELALHCLYEVQGDILAALDLLLVRGDYYTSSHPLSDYHYAGSDQWSAQEMRRFRKAFVNHNKDFQLIHTILQTKSVAQCVEYYYTVKKLKKFKHRSRGTDKTNRFAENSGSRLYLEEPRLHPSSALVKSHM; this comes from the exons ATGTTGGCCCACCAGAAGAGGAATGCTCATTGCTGCGCACAGCCTTGCGGCCACAGCAGCTACACTGGGTTTGCTTCAGTGGTAGGGAATATTGGGTTGAATAGCTACCAAGAAGAAACCTGCCTATTCCAGAAAAAGCTACCTATGATCTCAGAAGCTTGGAGCTCAGCAGTAGTAGACTTGCCAGGATCTCATGTTCCTCTGAACTGGGAGGATAATCTGGATTTTCCTGTAACAAACCATCAGTCAACAAAATGGGACGTAACTAACACTGGAATGGAACATGCCTTAAGGCCCTTCCCAACTTACCACAAAAAGAGTCAACCCGTTTTACTGAAGCATAGCCGTCCACAACTGAAGCCTCAGAACAAGCAACAGGTTTCTAATTCACACAATGAGCTTGAATCGGTTGCACTACAACCACTGCCACACCAGAGAGAAACTATTCATGCTCCACCAGTTGAATCCAAGGGTAGAAAGAACACAATGAAAAAGAACAATACAAAGGCTGCTAAAACCTCTGCCCCACTTCTACCAGCTCCAAGAGCCAGTTCTCAAAGGAAATCCAGGCCCCGCACTGCACAGCTTGTCTCACCCAGCGAGGTGGCAATGGCATCCTTTCGCACAGATAGTGTCCCCTCTCTCACCTTGAAG GGAAGAAGTGCTTATGCTGCAATACATGATGGTAGAGAGACTACTGCCAG GAGTACTAACAGATGTAGCATTGCTGAATGTGTTCTACAGAATGGAGAAAAGCCTGACAAGGCTGCTGGACAGATCCATGAGTCCCACTTGTCACCACTGGTCATTCCAGTCTCTGTCCCTGTT GAAAACAAGCAACAGAAGGTTAAAGGCCAGTCCAAAAAGTCTTGCCATGCTGATCTCCTGAGCAGCTTGATCATTCCCAGGTCTACTGAACTTCGTGGTCAGGGATGCCG ATGCTTGGCTGCAGGAGGGTATCCTAGCCAGCTGCGGTCACCTACCTACTTTGCCGACCATATGCTGAAGCCTGGCTTCCTGCCCCCTCTATACACTCCTCCTCCAATGCTGAGCCCCCTAAGACCAGGCACTGGGCTCTATTTTAGCACCCTGCCCCAGTGCTATACATGCCCAAAACTGCCCAGCATCTGCACCTCCTCCCTGG ACAAGAATGATATGATCTCTTTGATGATTGATGATACGGTTGTCAGTATAGAGCC AAGGATCAATGTGGGCTCCCGTTTCCAGGCTGAAATCCCTCCTCTGCGTAACAGGCTGCTGATGCTGTATGATGAACATCCTGCCCAGCTTGTCTGGGCTCCATGGGGTGATCTCCCTAGTAACCCAGAGACTCAGCAGAAAG TTACAGAGTTTCTGAACATGTGCTCCTCCAGTGTGCTAccaggagggggcaccaatatTGAGCTTGCTCTTCACTGTCTGTATGAAGTCCAAGGAGATATTTTA gCTGCCCTGGATTTGCTTTTAGTGAGAGGAGATTATTATACATCCTCCCATCCCCTAAGTGACTACCACTATGCAG GGTCAGACCAGTGGAGTGCTCAAGAGATGAGACGGTTCCGGAAAGCTTTCGTCAATCACAATAAGGATTTTCAGCTTATTCATACCATT CTGCAGACCAAATCTGTGGCCCAGTGTGTGGAGTATTACTACACTGTGAAGAAACTGAAGAAGTTCAAGCATCGCAGCAGAGGAACAGATAAAACAAACAGATTTGCAGAGAACTCA GGTTCCAGACTTTACCTGGAGGAGCCCAGACTTCATCCTAGTAGTGCCCTGGTAAAAAGTCACATGTGA
- the znf541 gene encoding transcriptional-regulating factor 1 isoform X4, whose translation MEALDSSDENSTFLSGTENFPDDVVFINPLTPPLPSLEDQLWVDPDSGVGLETGTGHGYMLAHQKRNAHCCAQPCGHSSYTGFASVVGNIGLNSYQEETCLFQKKLPMISEAWSSAVVDLPGSHVPLNWEDNLDFPVTNHQSTKWDVTNTGMEHALRPFPTYHKKSQPVLLKHSRPQLKPQNKQQVSNSHNELESVALQPLPHQRETIHAPPVESKGRKNTMKKNNTKAAKTSAPLLPAPRASSQRKSRPRTAQLVSPSEVAMASFRTDSVPSLTLKNGEKPDKAAGQIHESHLSPLVIPVSVPVENKQQKVKGQSKKSCHADLLSSLIIPRSTELRGQGCRCLAAGGYPSQLRSPTYFADHMLKPGFLPPLYTPPPMLSPLRPGTGLYFSTLPQCYTCPKLPSICTSSLDKNDMISLMIDDTVVSIEPRINVGSRFQAEIPPLRNRLLMLYDEHPAQLVWAPWGDLPSNPETQQKVTEFLNMCSSSVLPGGGTNIELALHCLYEVQGDILAALDLLLVRGDYYTSSHPLSDYHYAGSDQWSAQEMRRFRKAFVNHNKDFQLIHTILQTKSVAQCVEYYYTVKKLKKFKHRSRGTDKTNRFAENSGSRLYLEEPRLHPSSALVKSHM comes from the exons ATGGAAGCGTTGGATTCTTCTGATGAGAATTCAACTTTTCTCTCAGGGACTGAAAACTTCCCAGATGATGTAGTCTTCATCAATCCTTTAACTCCACCTCTCCCTTCCTTGGAGGATCAGCTTTGGGTGGACCCTGATTCTGGAGTTGGCCTTGAGACTG ggACAGGTCATGGTTATATGTTGGCCCACCAGAAGAGGAATGCTCATTGCTGCGCACAGCCTTGCGGCCACAGCAGCTACACTGGGTTTGCTTCAGTGGTAGGGAATATTGGGTTGAATAGCTACCAAGAAGAAACCTGCCTATTCCAGAAAAAGCTACCTATGATCTCAGAAGCTTGGAGCTCAGCAGTAGTAGACTTGCCAGGATCTCATGTTCCTCTGAACTGGGAGGATAATCTGGATTTTCCTGTAACAAACCATCAGTCAACAAAATGGGACGTAACTAACACTGGAATGGAACATGCCTTAAGGCCCTTCCCAACTTACCACAAAAAGAGTCAACCCGTTTTACTGAAGCATAGCCGTCCACAACTGAAGCCTCAGAACAAGCAACAGGTTTCTAATTCACACAATGAGCTTGAATCGGTTGCACTACAACCACTGCCACACCAGAGAGAAACTATTCATGCTCCACCAGTTGAATCCAAGGGTAGAAAGAACACAATGAAAAAGAACAATACAAAGGCTGCTAAAACCTCTGCCCCACTTCTACCAGCTCCAAGAGCCAGTTCTCAAAGGAAATCCAGGCCCCGCACTGCACAGCTTGTCTCACCCAGCGAGGTGGCAATGGCATCCTTTCGCACAGATAGTGTCCCCTCTCTCACCTTGAAG AATGGAGAAAAGCCTGACAAGGCTGCTGGACAGATCCATGAGTCCCACTTGTCACCACTGGTCATTCCAGTCTCTGTCCCTGTT GAAAACAAGCAACAGAAGGTTAAAGGCCAGTCCAAAAAGTCTTGCCATGCTGATCTCCTGAGCAGCTTGATCATTCCCAGGTCTACTGAACTTCGTGGTCAGGGATGCCG ATGCTTGGCTGCAGGAGGGTATCCTAGCCAGCTGCGGTCACCTACCTACTTTGCCGACCATATGCTGAAGCCTGGCTTCCTGCCCCCTCTATACACTCCTCCTCCAATGCTGAGCCCCCTAAGACCAGGCACTGGGCTCTATTTTAGCACCCTGCCCCAGTGCTATACATGCCCAAAACTGCCCAGCATCTGCACCTCCTCCCTGG ACAAGAATGATATGATCTCTTTGATGATTGATGATACGGTTGTCAGTATAGAGCC AAGGATCAATGTGGGCTCCCGTTTCCAGGCTGAAATCCCTCCTCTGCGTAACAGGCTGCTGATGCTGTATGATGAACATCCTGCCCAGCTTGTCTGGGCTCCATGGGGTGATCTCCCTAGTAACCCAGAGACTCAGCAGAAAG TTACAGAGTTTCTGAACATGTGCTCCTCCAGTGTGCTAccaggagggggcaccaatatTGAGCTTGCTCTTCACTGTCTGTATGAAGTCCAAGGAGATATTTTA gCTGCCCTGGATTTGCTTTTAGTGAGAGGAGATTATTATACATCCTCCCATCCCCTAAGTGACTACCACTATGCAG GGTCAGACCAGTGGAGTGCTCAAGAGATGAGACGGTTCCGGAAAGCTTTCGTCAATCACAATAAGGATTTTCAGCTTATTCATACCATT CTGCAGACCAAATCTGTGGCCCAGTGTGTGGAGTATTACTACACTGTGAAGAAACTGAAGAAGTTCAAGCATCGCAGCAGAGGAACAGATAAAACAAACAGATTTGCAGAGAACTCA GGTTCCAGACTTTACCTGGAGGAGCCCAGACTTCATCCTAGTAGTGCCCTGGTAAAAAGTCACATGTGA
- the znf541 gene encoding zinc finger protein 541 isoform X3 — translation MEALDSSDENSTFLSGTENFPDDVVFINPLTPPLPSLEDQLWVDPDSGVGLETGTGHGYMLAHQKRNAHCCAQPCGHSSYTGFASVVGNIGLNSYQEETCLFQKKLPMISEAWSSAVVDLPGSHVPLNWEDNLDFPVTNHQSTKWDVTNTGMEHALRPFPTYHKKSQPVLLKHSRPQLKPQNKQQVSNSHNELESVALQPLPHQRETIHAPPVESKGRKNTMKKNNTKAAKTSAPLLPAPRASSQRKSRPRTAQLVSPSEVAMASFRTDSVPSLTLKGRSAYAAIHDGRETTARSTNRCSIAECVLQNGEKPDKAAGQIHESHLSPLVIPVSVPVENKQQKVKGQSKKSCHADLLSSLIIPRSTELRGQGCRCLAAGGYPSQLRSPTYFADHMLKPGFLPPLYTPPPMLSPLRPGTGLYFSTLPQCYTCPKLPSICTSSLDKNDMISLMIDDTVVSIEPRINVGSRFQAEIPPLRNRLLMLYDEHPAQLVWAPWGDLPSNPETQQKVTEFLNMCSSSVLPGGGTNIELALHCLYEVQGDILAALDLLLVRGDYYTSSHPLSDYHYAGSDQWSAQEMRRFRKAFVNHNKDFQLIHTILQTKSVAQCVEYYYTVKKLKKFKHRSRGTDKTNRFAENSAEIHSSAADKSETKTKENI, via the exons ATGGAAGCGTTGGATTCTTCTGATGAGAATTCAACTTTTCTCTCAGGGACTGAAAACTTCCCAGATGATGTAGTCTTCATCAATCCTTTAACTCCACCTCTCCCTTCCTTGGAGGATCAGCTTTGGGTGGACCCTGATTCTGGAGTTGGCCTTGAGACTG ggACAGGTCATGGTTATATGTTGGCCCACCAGAAGAGGAATGCTCATTGCTGCGCACAGCCTTGCGGCCACAGCAGCTACACTGGGTTTGCTTCAGTGGTAGGGAATATTGGGTTGAATAGCTACCAAGAAGAAACCTGCCTATTCCAGAAAAAGCTACCTATGATCTCAGAAGCTTGGAGCTCAGCAGTAGTAGACTTGCCAGGATCTCATGTTCCTCTGAACTGGGAGGATAATCTGGATTTTCCTGTAACAAACCATCAGTCAACAAAATGGGACGTAACTAACACTGGAATGGAACATGCCTTAAGGCCCTTCCCAACTTACCACAAAAAGAGTCAACCCGTTTTACTGAAGCATAGCCGTCCACAACTGAAGCCTCAGAACAAGCAACAGGTTTCTAATTCACACAATGAGCTTGAATCGGTTGCACTACAACCACTGCCACACCAGAGAGAAACTATTCATGCTCCACCAGTTGAATCCAAGGGTAGAAAGAACACAATGAAAAAGAACAATACAAAGGCTGCTAAAACCTCTGCCCCACTTCTACCAGCTCCAAGAGCCAGTTCTCAAAGGAAATCCAGGCCCCGCACTGCACAGCTTGTCTCACCCAGCGAGGTGGCAATGGCATCCTTTCGCACAGATAGTGTCCCCTCTCTCACCTTGAAG GGAAGAAGTGCTTATGCTGCAATACATGATGGTAGAGAGACTACTGCCAG GAGTACTAACAGATGTAGCATTGCTGAATGTGTTCTACAGAATGGAGAAAAGCCTGACAAGGCTGCTGGACAGATCCATGAGTCCCACTTGTCACCACTGGTCATTCCAGTCTCTGTCCCTGTT GAAAACAAGCAACAGAAGGTTAAAGGCCAGTCCAAAAAGTCTTGCCATGCTGATCTCCTGAGCAGCTTGATCATTCCCAGGTCTACTGAACTTCGTGGTCAGGGATGCCG ATGCTTGGCTGCAGGAGGGTATCCTAGCCAGCTGCGGTCACCTACCTACTTTGCCGACCATATGCTGAAGCCTGGCTTCCTGCCCCCTCTATACACTCCTCCTCCAATGCTGAGCCCCCTAAGACCAGGCACTGGGCTCTATTTTAGCACCCTGCCCCAGTGCTATACATGCCCAAAACTGCCCAGCATCTGCACCTCCTCCCTGG ACAAGAATGATATGATCTCTTTGATGATTGATGATACGGTTGTCAGTATAGAGCC AAGGATCAATGTGGGCTCCCGTTTCCAGGCTGAAATCCCTCCTCTGCGTAACAGGCTGCTGATGCTGTATGATGAACATCCTGCCCAGCTTGTCTGGGCTCCATGGGGTGATCTCCCTAGTAACCCAGAGACTCAGCAGAAAG TTACAGAGTTTCTGAACATGTGCTCCTCCAGTGTGCTAccaggagggggcaccaatatTGAGCTTGCTCTTCACTGTCTGTATGAAGTCCAAGGAGATATTTTA gCTGCCCTGGATTTGCTTTTAGTGAGAGGAGATTATTATACATCCTCCCATCCCCTAAGTGACTACCACTATGCAG GGTCAGACCAGTGGAGTGCTCAAGAGATGAGACGGTTCCGGAAAGCTTTCGTCAATCACAATAAGGATTTTCAGCTTATTCATACCATT CTGCAGACCAAATCTGTGGCCCAGTGTGTGGAGTATTACTACACTGTGAAGAAACTGAAGAAGTTCAAGCATCGCAGCAGAGGAACAGATAAAACAAACAGATTTGCAGAGAACTCA GCTGAGATCCATAGTTCAGCAGCAGACAAGTCTGAGACTAAGACCAAAGAAAATATATGA
- the znf541 gene encoding zinc finger protein 541 isoform X2, whose translation MEALDSSDENSTFLSGTENFPDDVVFINPLTPPLPSLEDQLWVDPDSGVGLETGTGHGYMLAHQKRNAHCCAQPCGHSSYTGFASVVGNIGLNSYQEETCLFQKKLPMISEAWSSAVVDLPGSHVPLNWEDNLDFPVTNHQSTKWDVTNTGMEHALRPFPTYHKKSQPVLLKHSRPQLKPQNKQQVSNSHNELESVALQPLPHQRETIHAPPVESKGRKNTMKKNNTKAAKTSAPLLPAPRASSQRKSRPRTAQLVSPSEVAMASFRTDSVPSLTLKGRSAYAAIHDGRETTARSTNRCSIAECVLQNGEKPDKAAGQIHESHLSPLVIPVSVPVENKQQKVKGQSKKSCHADLLSSLIIPRSTELRGQGCRCLAAGGYPSQLRSPTYFADHMLKPGFLPPLYTPPPMLSPLRPGTGLYFSTLPQCYTCPKLPSICTSSLDKNDMISLMIDDTVVSIEPINVGSRFQAEIPPLRNRLLMLYDEHPAQLVWAPWGDLPSNPETQQKVTEFLNMCSSSVLPGGGTNIELALHCLYEVQGDILAALDLLLVRGDYYTSSHPLSDYHYAGSDQWSAQEMRRFRKAFVNHNKDFQLIHTILQTKSVAQCVEYYYTVKKLKKFKHRSRGTDKTNRFAENSGSRLYLEEPRLHPSSALVKSHM comes from the exons ATGGAAGCGTTGGATTCTTCTGATGAGAATTCAACTTTTCTCTCAGGGACTGAAAACTTCCCAGATGATGTAGTCTTCATCAATCCTTTAACTCCACCTCTCCCTTCCTTGGAGGATCAGCTTTGGGTGGACCCTGATTCTGGAGTTGGCCTTGAGACTG ggACAGGTCATGGTTATATGTTGGCCCACCAGAAGAGGAATGCTCATTGCTGCGCACAGCCTTGCGGCCACAGCAGCTACACTGGGTTTGCTTCAGTGGTAGGGAATATTGGGTTGAATAGCTACCAAGAAGAAACCTGCCTATTCCAGAAAAAGCTACCTATGATCTCAGAAGCTTGGAGCTCAGCAGTAGTAGACTTGCCAGGATCTCATGTTCCTCTGAACTGGGAGGATAATCTGGATTTTCCTGTAACAAACCATCAGTCAACAAAATGGGACGTAACTAACACTGGAATGGAACATGCCTTAAGGCCCTTCCCAACTTACCACAAAAAGAGTCAACCCGTTTTACTGAAGCATAGCCGTCCACAACTGAAGCCTCAGAACAAGCAACAGGTTTCTAATTCACACAATGAGCTTGAATCGGTTGCACTACAACCACTGCCACACCAGAGAGAAACTATTCATGCTCCACCAGTTGAATCCAAGGGTAGAAAGAACACAATGAAAAAGAACAATACAAAGGCTGCTAAAACCTCTGCCCCACTTCTACCAGCTCCAAGAGCCAGTTCTCAAAGGAAATCCAGGCCCCGCACTGCACAGCTTGTCTCACCCAGCGAGGTGGCAATGGCATCCTTTCGCACAGATAGTGTCCCCTCTCTCACCTTGAAG GGAAGAAGTGCTTATGCTGCAATACATGATGGTAGAGAGACTACTGCCAG GAGTACTAACAGATGTAGCATTGCTGAATGTGTTCTACAGAATGGAGAAAAGCCTGACAAGGCTGCTGGACAGATCCATGAGTCCCACTTGTCACCACTGGTCATTCCAGTCTCTGTCCCTGTT GAAAACAAGCAACAGAAGGTTAAAGGCCAGTCCAAAAAGTCTTGCCATGCTGATCTCCTGAGCAGCTTGATCATTCCCAGGTCTACTGAACTTCGTGGTCAGGGATGCCG ATGCTTGGCTGCAGGAGGGTATCCTAGCCAGCTGCGGTCACCTACCTACTTTGCCGACCATATGCTGAAGCCTGGCTTCCTGCCCCCTCTATACACTCCTCCTCCAATGCTGAGCCCCCTAAGACCAGGCACTGGGCTCTATTTTAGCACCCTGCCCCAGTGCTATACATGCCCAAAACTGCCCAGCATCTGCACCTCCTCCCTGG ACAAGAATGATATGATCTCTTTGATGATTGATGATACGGTTGTCAGTATAGAGCC GATCAATGTGGGCTCCCGTTTCCAGGCTGAAATCCCTCCTCTGCGTAACAGGCTGCTGATGCTGTATGATGAACATCCTGCCCAGCTTGTCTGGGCTCCATGGGGTGATCTCCCTAGTAACCCAGAGACTCAGCAGAAAG TTACAGAGTTTCTGAACATGTGCTCCTCCAGTGTGCTAccaggagggggcaccaatatTGAGCTTGCTCTTCACTGTCTGTATGAAGTCCAAGGAGATATTTTA gCTGCCCTGGATTTGCTTTTAGTGAGAGGAGATTATTATACATCCTCCCATCCCCTAAGTGACTACCACTATGCAG GGTCAGACCAGTGGAGTGCTCAAGAGATGAGACGGTTCCGGAAAGCTTTCGTCAATCACAATAAGGATTTTCAGCTTATTCATACCATT CTGCAGACCAAATCTGTGGCCCAGTGTGTGGAGTATTACTACACTGTGAAGAAACTGAAGAAGTTCAAGCATCGCAGCAGAGGAACAGATAAAACAAACAGATTTGCAGAGAACTCA GGTTCCAGACTTTACCTGGAGGAGCCCAGACTTCATCCTAGTAGTGCCCTGGTAAAAAGTCACATGTGA
- the znf541 gene encoding zinc finger protein 541 isoform X1, producing MEALDSSDENSTFLSGTENFPDDVVFINPLTPPLPSLEDQLWVDPDSGVGLETGTGHGYMLAHQKRNAHCCAQPCGHSSYTGFASVVGNIGLNSYQEETCLFQKKLPMISEAWSSAVVDLPGSHVPLNWEDNLDFPVTNHQSTKWDVTNTGMEHALRPFPTYHKKSQPVLLKHSRPQLKPQNKQQVSNSHNELESVALQPLPHQRETIHAPPVESKGRKNTMKKNNTKAAKTSAPLLPAPRASSQRKSRPRTAQLVSPSEVAMASFRTDSVPSLTLKGRSAYAAIHDGRETTARSTNRCSIAECVLQNGEKPDKAAGQIHESHLSPLVIPVSVPVENKQQKVKGQSKKSCHADLLSSLIIPRSTELRGQGCRCLAAGGYPSQLRSPTYFADHMLKPGFLPPLYTPPPMLSPLRPGTGLYFSTLPQCYTCPKLPSICTSSLDKNDMISLMIDDTVVSIEPRINVGSRFQAEIPPLRNRLLMLYDEHPAQLVWAPWGDLPSNPETQQKVTEFLNMCSSSVLPGGGTNIELALHCLYEVQGDILAALDLLLVRGDYYTSSHPLSDYHYAGSDQWSAQEMRRFRKAFVNHNKDFQLIHTILQTKSVAQCVEYYYTVKKLKKFKHRSRGTDKTNRFAENSGSRLYLEEPRLHPSSALVKSHM from the exons ATGGAAGCGTTGGATTCTTCTGATGAGAATTCAACTTTTCTCTCAGGGACTGAAAACTTCCCAGATGATGTAGTCTTCATCAATCCTTTAACTCCACCTCTCCCTTCCTTGGAGGATCAGCTTTGGGTGGACCCTGATTCTGGAGTTGGCCTTGAGACTG ggACAGGTCATGGTTATATGTTGGCCCACCAGAAGAGGAATGCTCATTGCTGCGCACAGCCTTGCGGCCACAGCAGCTACACTGGGTTTGCTTCAGTGGTAGGGAATATTGGGTTGAATAGCTACCAAGAAGAAACCTGCCTATTCCAGAAAAAGCTACCTATGATCTCAGAAGCTTGGAGCTCAGCAGTAGTAGACTTGCCAGGATCTCATGTTCCTCTGAACTGGGAGGATAATCTGGATTTTCCTGTAACAAACCATCAGTCAACAAAATGGGACGTAACTAACACTGGAATGGAACATGCCTTAAGGCCCTTCCCAACTTACCACAAAAAGAGTCAACCCGTTTTACTGAAGCATAGCCGTCCACAACTGAAGCCTCAGAACAAGCAACAGGTTTCTAATTCACACAATGAGCTTGAATCGGTTGCACTACAACCACTGCCACACCAGAGAGAAACTATTCATGCTCCACCAGTTGAATCCAAGGGTAGAAAGAACACAATGAAAAAGAACAATACAAAGGCTGCTAAAACCTCTGCCCCACTTCTACCAGCTCCAAGAGCCAGTTCTCAAAGGAAATCCAGGCCCCGCACTGCACAGCTTGTCTCACCCAGCGAGGTGGCAATGGCATCCTTTCGCACAGATAGTGTCCCCTCTCTCACCTTGAAG GGAAGAAGTGCTTATGCTGCAATACATGATGGTAGAGAGACTACTGCCAG GAGTACTAACAGATGTAGCATTGCTGAATGTGTTCTACAGAATGGAGAAAAGCCTGACAAGGCTGCTGGACAGATCCATGAGTCCCACTTGTCACCACTGGTCATTCCAGTCTCTGTCCCTGTT GAAAACAAGCAACAGAAGGTTAAAGGCCAGTCCAAAAAGTCTTGCCATGCTGATCTCCTGAGCAGCTTGATCATTCCCAGGTCTACTGAACTTCGTGGTCAGGGATGCCG ATGCTTGGCTGCAGGAGGGTATCCTAGCCAGCTGCGGTCACCTACCTACTTTGCCGACCATATGCTGAAGCCTGGCTTCCTGCCCCCTCTATACACTCCTCCTCCAATGCTGAGCCCCCTAAGACCAGGCACTGGGCTCTATTTTAGCACCCTGCCCCAGTGCTATACATGCCCAAAACTGCCCAGCATCTGCACCTCCTCCCTGG ACAAGAATGATATGATCTCTTTGATGATTGATGATACGGTTGTCAGTATAGAGCC AAGGATCAATGTGGGCTCCCGTTTCCAGGCTGAAATCCCTCCTCTGCGTAACAGGCTGCTGATGCTGTATGATGAACATCCTGCCCAGCTTGTCTGGGCTCCATGGGGTGATCTCCCTAGTAACCCAGAGACTCAGCAGAAAG TTACAGAGTTTCTGAACATGTGCTCCTCCAGTGTGCTAccaggagggggcaccaatatTGAGCTTGCTCTTCACTGTCTGTATGAAGTCCAAGGAGATATTTTA gCTGCCCTGGATTTGCTTTTAGTGAGAGGAGATTATTATACATCCTCCCATCCCCTAAGTGACTACCACTATGCAG GGTCAGACCAGTGGAGTGCTCAAGAGATGAGACGGTTCCGGAAAGCTTTCGTCAATCACAATAAGGATTTTCAGCTTATTCATACCATT CTGCAGACCAAATCTGTGGCCCAGTGTGTGGAGTATTACTACACTGTGAAGAAACTGAAGAAGTTCAAGCATCGCAGCAGAGGAACAGATAAAACAAACAGATTTGCAGAGAACTCA GGTTCCAGACTTTACCTGGAGGAGCCCAGACTTCATCCTAGTAGTGCCCTGGTAAAAAGTCACATGTGA